The proteins below are encoded in one region of Dioscorea cayenensis subsp. rotundata cultivar TDr96_F1 chromosome 18, TDr96_F1_v2_PseudoChromosome.rev07_lg8_w22 25.fasta, whole genome shotgun sequence:
- the LOC120282110 gene encoding WD40 repeat-containing protein HOS15-like isoform X1 codes for MEPEWNRSIIDEGKGAMEIEWEPESLDPGNVKPPLPFPAGEPNNQGTAVVPPTNRPPNDDTIGDLTSELRNFHIVQCPEEKGIKNINDIDIDKGATPKGTLFPYVQDGLKYAQPKANLHACCGLDPVDIITINVGSCLSQIIEDRKKNAIDHGEDIDYDVSDQESNQYEVVVYKGPPLMGQIPSVPLVTHQVSNADVFVSARHSLEGSSCAWSPTDSLLAIGSSNASAQIWKISNDFSNMHASIPRVHFLIRSESSDTNTCELSVPDTIVAWNGEGELLATGSTNGWASIWCKNGELHKTLDEHEESISCIAWNSKGDLLLIGSYESEFIIWDTITWKPKQKLIFDLELLPVVIVAWRNNTSFTICSRDFKIFVWNVGDSQPIITFTGHQDDISGIKWDPTGTLLASYSDDGAIKIWTLKQDQSLHNLMHCEGINSIRWSWTGPGTSNPNKQLLLASAANDGTVKIWDGARGQLLYSFNGHRTKGPVIEMEFSPDGDYIASESEQCLLIWKVKDGTIVKFCSGCDPWRYNLSWNREGNKIAAGYTNGSLRVLRLW; via the exons ATGGAACCGGAATGGAATCGGTCCATCATCGACGAAGGAAAAGGAGCCATGGAAATCGAATGGGAACCAGAATCCCTTGATCCAGGAAACGTAAAGCCTCCTCTGCCGTTCCCCGCCGGCGAGCCTAACAATCAAGGAACCGCTGTGGTTCCTCCCACCAATCGTCCCCCTAACGATGATACTATTGGCGATCTCACCTCCGAACTGCGCAATTTCCACATTGTCCAATGCCCTGAGGAAAAAG GGATTAAGAATATCAACGATATTGATATAGATAAAGGTGCAACTCCGAAGGGCACTCTGTTTCCGTATGTGCAAGATGGTCTTAAATACGCACAACCGAAGGCAAATTTGCATGCT TGTTGTGGCCTTGACCCTGTGGATATTATCACAATTAATGTGGGTAGCTGCTTATCACAAATCATTGAAGATAGGAAGAAAAATGCAATTGATCATGGAGAAGATATTGACTATGATGTGTCAGACCAAGAGTCAAACCAATACGAAGTTGTTGTTTATAAAG GGCCTCCATTAATGGGTCAGATCCCTAGTGTGCCATTAGTGACTCATCAAGTTTCTAATGCAGATGTATTTGTCTCGGCAAGACATAGTTTAGAG GGTTCTTCATGTGCTTGGAGTCCAACAGATTCTCTTCTAGCAATTGG ATCTTCAAATGCATCGGCGCAAATATGGAAAATTTCAAATGACTTCTCCAATATGCATGCTTCAATTCCAAGGGTGCATTTTCTTATTCGTTCTGAATCTTCTGATACAAATACTTGTGAGCTAAGTGTACCAGACACCATAGTTGCTTGGAAC GGAGAAGGGGAACTACTTGCAACAGGTTCAACGAATGGGTGGGCAAGTATTTGGTGTAAGAATG GTGAATTACACAAGACACTAGACGAACATGAAGAGTCTATATCGTGTATAGCATGGAACAGTAAAGGTGATCTTCTCCTAATTGGAAGCTATGAAAGCGAATTTATAATATGGGACACAATAACGTGGAAGCCTaagcaaaaattaatatttgatttag aattatTGCCTGTTGTTATTGTTGCATGGAGAAACAATACTTCATTTACAATATGCTCAAGGgacttcaaaatttttgtttggaacGTTGGAGATTCTCAGCCAATTATAACTTTTACCGGACATCAA GATGATATTAGTGGTATCAAATGGGATCCTACTGGGACTTTATTGGCTTCATACTCTGATGATGGGGCTATAAAG ATTTGGACCTTGAAACAGGACCAAAGTCTACATAATCTGATGCATTGCGAG GGTATAAACAGTATTAGATGGAGCTGGACTGGCCCAGGTACCAGCAACCCCAATAAGCAGTTATTGCTTGCTAG TGCCGCAAATGATGGAACAGTCAAAATATGGGATGGCGCACGAGGGCAACTCCTTTACTCCTTCAATGGTCACCG CACTAAGGGGCCTGTGATTGAAATGGAGTTTAGTCCGGATGGTGACTATATAGCTAGTGAATCAGAGCAATGTTTACTGATATGGAAAGTCAAAGATGGGACGATTGTGAAGTTCTGTAGTGGCTGTGATCCTTGGCGTTATAATCTTTCTTGGAATAGAGAAGGCAACAAAATAGCAGCAGGTTACACAAATGGCAGCCTTCGTGTGCTTCGCTTGTGGTAG
- the LOC120282110 gene encoding F-box-like/WD repeat-containing protein TBL1XR1 isoform X2, protein MEPEWNRSIIDEGKGAMEIEWEPESLDPGNVKPPLPFPAGEPNNQGTAVVPPTNRPPNDDTIGDLTSELRNFHIVQCPEEKGIKNINDIDIDKGATPKGTLFPYVQDGLKYAQPKANLHACCGLDPVDIITINVGSCLSQIIEDRKKNAIDHGEDIDYDVSDQESNQYEVVVYKGPPLMGQIPSVPLVTHQVSNADVFVSARHSLEGSSCAWSPTDSLLAIGEKGNYLQQVQRMGGQVFGVRMDDISGIKWDPTGTLLASYSDDGAIKIWTLKQDQSLHNLMHCEGINSIRWSWTGPGTSNPNKQLLLASAANDGTVKIWDGARGQLLYSFNGHRTKGPVIEMEFSPDGDYIASESEQCLLIWKVKDGTIVKFCSGCDPWRYNLSWNREGNKIAAGYTNGSLRVLRLW, encoded by the exons ATGGAACCGGAATGGAATCGGTCCATCATCGACGAAGGAAAAGGAGCCATGGAAATCGAATGGGAACCAGAATCCCTTGATCCAGGAAACGTAAAGCCTCCTCTGCCGTTCCCCGCCGGCGAGCCTAACAATCAAGGAACCGCTGTGGTTCCTCCCACCAATCGTCCCCCTAACGATGATACTATTGGCGATCTCACCTCCGAACTGCGCAATTTCCACATTGTCCAATGCCCTGAGGAAAAAG GGATTAAGAATATCAACGATATTGATATAGATAAAGGTGCAACTCCGAAGGGCACTCTGTTTCCGTATGTGCAAGATGGTCTTAAATACGCACAACCGAAGGCAAATTTGCATGCT TGTTGTGGCCTTGACCCTGTGGATATTATCACAATTAATGTGGGTAGCTGCTTATCACAAATCATTGAAGATAGGAAGAAAAATGCAATTGATCATGGAGAAGATATTGACTATGATGTGTCAGACCAAGAGTCAAACCAATACGAAGTTGTTGTTTATAAAG GGCCTCCATTAATGGGTCAGATCCCTAGTGTGCCATTAGTGACTCATCAAGTTTCTAATGCAGATGTATTTGTCTCGGCAAGACATAGTTTAGAG GGTTCTTCATGTGCTTGGAGTCCAACAGATTCTCTTCTAGCAATTGG GGAGAAGGGGAACTACTTGCAACAGGTTCAACGAATGGGTGGGCAAGTATTTGGTGTAAGAATG GATGATATTAGTGGTATCAAATGGGATCCTACTGGGACTTTATTGGCTTCATACTCTGATGATGGGGCTATAAAG ATTTGGACCTTGAAACAGGACCAAAGTCTACATAATCTGATGCATTGCGAG GGTATAAACAGTATTAGATGGAGCTGGACTGGCCCAGGTACCAGCAACCCCAATAAGCAGTTATTGCTTGCTAG TGCCGCAAATGATGGAACAGTCAAAATATGGGATGGCGCACGAGGGCAACTCCTTTACTCCTTCAATGGTCACCG CACTAAGGGGCCTGTGATTGAAATGGAGTTTAGTCCGGATGGTGACTATATAGCTAGTGAATCAGAGCAATGTTTACTGATATGGAAAGTCAAAGATGGGACGATTGTGAAGTTCTGTAGTGGCTGTGATCCTTGGCGTTATAATCTTTCTTGGAATAGAGAAGGCAACAAAATAGCAGCAGGTTACACAAATGGCAGCCTTCGTGTGCTTCGCTTGTGGTAG
- the LOC120282282 gene encoding homeobox-leucine zipper protein ROC8-like, whose protein sequence is MDSGDEPEGSEGQRKKKRYHRHTPHQIQELEAVFKECPHPDEKQRMQLSRDLALEPRQIKFWFQNRRTQMKAQHERADNCALRSENDKIRCENIAIREALKKVICPTCGGPPLGEDSYFDEQKLRMENARLKEELDRVSSVASKYLGRPIAQLPPVQPIPISSLDLSVGSYGAPPPGLGPSLDLDLLPGSSSSSVMPFPFPTAVSELEKPIMAEVPTSAMEELIRLVQTDEPLWMKSASDGSDLLNLDTYDRIFPRRGQPYKSPDIRIEASRDSSLVIMNAVTLVDMFMDPVKWIELFPTIVSKARTVEVLATGVAGTRSGSLILMYEELQVLSPVVSTREFFFLRYCQQIEQGLWVIGDVSVDLSRESQFSSSSRSRKLPSGCLIQEVPDGYSKVTWVEHMEIEEKAPTHRLYRDLVNSGVAFGAQRWLATLQRMCERFARVMVTGASPRDIGGVIPSPEGKRSMVKLAQRMVNNFCTSISASNGHRWTTLSGLNDVGVRVTVHKSTDPGQPNGVVLSAATSIWLPVSCQRVFSFFKDERTRSQWDVLSNGNSVQEVAHIATGSHPGNSISLLRALNSSQNNMLILQESCTDASGSLVVYAPVDLQGINIVMSGEDPSYIPLLPSGFTILPDGRPGGASTSSNPMSSSSGGSLITVAFQILVSSLPSAKLNLESVTTVNNLISTTVQQIKAALNCSSV, encoded by the exons ATGGATTCGGGGGATGAGCCAGAAGGGTCGGAAGGGCAGCGGAAGAAGAAGCGGTATCACAGACACACGCCTCACCAGATTCAAGAGCTTGAagc GGTATTCAAGGAGTGCCCACACCCAGATGAGAAGCAAAGGATGCAGCTTAGCAGGGACCTTGCGCTGGAGCCCCGGCAAATCAAGTTCTGGTTTCAAAATCGCAGGACTCAAATGAAG GCTCAGCATGAGAGAGCTGACAACTGCGCGCTGCGCTCCGAGAACGACAAGATCCGCTGTGAAAACATCGCCATTCGCGAGGCTCTCAAGAAGGTCATCTGCCCCACATGCGGCGGCCCACCCCTCGGCGAAGACTCTTACTTTGATGAACAGAAGCTTCGGATGGAGAATGCTCGCTTAAAAGaagag CTTGATAGAGTTTCCAGTGTAGCATCTAAGTATCTAGGAAGGCCCATCGCTCAACTTCCACCAGTTCAACCAATACCCATCTCTTCACTAGATTTATCAGTTGGGAGTTATGGTGCTCCTCCTCCAGGACTTGGTCCTTCGCTTGATCTTGACCTCCTTCCAGGGAGTTCTTCATCTTCTGTCATGCCATTTCCTTTTCCTACTGCTGTTTCTGAACTTGAGAAGCCTATCATGGCTGAGGTGCCCACTAGTGCAATGGAGGAGTTGATAAGGCTTGTTCAGACTGATGAACCTTTGTGGATGAAGTCTGCTAGTGATGGTAGTGATCTTCTTAATCTTGATACTTATGATAGGATTTTTCCAAGGCGTGGTCAGCCTTATAAGAGCCCTGATATTCGAATCGAGGCCTCGAGAGATTCTAGCCTGGTGATTATGAATGCTGTCACTCTAGTTGACATGTTCATGGATCCT GTTAAATGGATTGAACTATTTCCTACAATTGTTTCAAAGGCAAGGACTGTTGAAGTGCTTGCCACTGGAGTTGCAGGAACTCGAAGTGGATCATTGATTTTG ATGTATGAAGAACTCCAAGTTCTTTCACCGGTTGTATCCACGAGAGAGTTCTTCTTCCTTCGATACTGTCAGCAAATTGAGCAGGGCTTATGGGTTATAGGTGATGTATCGGTGGACCTGTCTAGAGAGTCTCagttttcatcatcttctcgATCACGAAAGCTTCCTTCCGGGTGCTTGATTCAGGAAGTTCCGGATGGATACTCCAAG GTGACATGGGTGGAACACATGGAGATTGAAGAGAAGGCTCCTACCCACAGGCTGTACAGAGATCTTGTGAACAGTGGAGTGGCATTTGGTGCACAGAGATGGCTAGCCACACTGCAGAGAATGTGCGAGAGGTTTGCACGGGTAATGGTTACAGGAGCTTCTCCTAGAGACATCGGGGGAG TGATTCCCTCACCAGAAGGAAAGCGAAGCATGGTGAAGCTTGCACAGAGAATGGTGAACAACTTCTGCACCAGCATTAGTGCATCGAATGGACACCGATGGACCACTCTTTCAGGCTTGAATGATGTCGGTGTCCGAGTTACAGTCCACAAAAGCACAGACCCCGGCCAGCCTAATGGCGTCGTTCTCAGCGCTGCAACCTCTATATGGCTACCTGTATCATGTCAGAGGGTCTTCAGTTTCTTCAAAGATGAGCGCACTCGATCTCAG TGGGATGTGCTTTCAAATGGCAATTCTGTGCAAGAGGTGGCCCACATTGCAACTGGTTCACATCCTGGGAACTCTATCTCACTTCTGAGA GCTCTGAATTCAAGTCAGAACAACATGCTAATACTGCAAGAGAGTTGCACCGATGCATCAGGCTCACTGGTAGTGTATGCTCCAGTGGACCTACAAGGCATAAACATAGTGATGAGTGGAGAGGACCCTTCCTACATTCCTCTCCTCCCATCAGGCTTCACCATTCTACCTGACGGTCGACCGGGGGGAGCCTCAACGAGCTCAAACCCGATGAGCTCGTCCTCGGGCGGCTCGCTTATCACTGTTGCATTCCAAATTCTTGTTAGCAGCTTGCCATCGGCCAAGCTGAATTTAGAGTCAGTAACAACCGTCAACAACCTCATCAGCACCACAGTGCAGCAAATAAAAGCAGCTTTGAATTGCAGCAGCGTCTGA
- the LOC120282874 gene encoding uncharacterized protein LOC120282874 yields the protein MDMFYGVAKYKGDGYVLDFTVLTGWLTLFEEMCTYWAFEPPTVRVKYIMPDEHKTICSISSEDDFQNMCNVHRIFKKTVVNMIIDTVNETTEAILTHGGAITISNSLQDTEAEIFMVGQRFENAQEFKDSLCDLAINRNFNFRFIKNDKDRVTVTCAAELCQWRVHASRDRNLPTFRIKTTQNSHTCGGGIGTTSHPRASKKWVRRQVMRKLRDHPLYRAVDIQRDILCDHGVRIPYKQAWMGKEVAKGILHGSDVASHDLLIWYASKVSETNPSSIVIIEKDGERFKRGKYGGILLGATAKDGNEGLFHLAFAIVDNETDDNLTWLISTLGDAIYGEDDYHKIITFISDRSKGLVNAIAKVFPSAPHEYDATVGALSAASTQAHNWLFQKSDMMHWCNYLFRGQRWGEMYLNVAESFNAWIREARHLPVCNMVDTIRCKMMNLMYKRRENSMKWETHLCPEIHKKIEKTIEESRCLVIGRSDGDIFEVVDKQGNHATTQSQCTKKHMRVQYSLYQITTNRWMRVDISVFVHLSQRRDSDDQEKGGLNHKHLVFVTYIVVDATKLGITGPHPAKSGRPFIGWIEISSWTGCSINFSVSPSVSPSLGMHIESPDFSCASDYIALSMSSVVCLSTSLNWDGVGAARFLSLGAGAPFTWATFVGYAVFKARVTRFSG from the exons ATGGACATGTTTTACGGTGTTGCGAAGTATAAAGGGGATGGTTATGTGTTAGATTTCACTGTCTTGACTGGATGGCTAACATTATTTGAGGAGATGTGCACATATTGGGCTTTCGAACCTCCTACAGTGAGAGTAAAGTATATAATGCCAGACGAGCACAAGACAATATGCTCCATTAGCTCAGAGGATGACTTtcagaacatgtgtaatgttcATCGTATATTCAAAAAGACCGTGGTGAACATGATCATAGATACTGTGAATGAAACAACGGAGGCCATCT TGACACATGGAGGAGCCATAACTATAAGCAATTCTTTACAAGATACAGAAGCTGAAATTTTCATGGTTGGCCAACGCTTCGAAAATGCACAAGAATTCAAGGATTCATTGTGCGACTTAGCCATCAACCGCAATTTCAACTTCAggttcataaaaaatgataaagatagAGTTACTGTCACATGTGCTGCTGAGTTATGTCAATGGCGTGTCCACGCCTCAAGAGATAGAAACCTCCCAacatttagaatcaaaacaacccaaaatagtCATACATGTGGTGGGGGTATCGGCACAACATCTCATCCGAGGGCTTCTAAAAAATGGGTTAGAAGGCAAGTAATGAGGAAATTGCGAGATCATCCTCTATACCGGGCTGTTGACATACAACGTGATATATTGTGTGACCATGGTGTCCGGAtaccatacaaacaagcatggaTGGGTAAAGAGGTGGCAAAGGGAATTCTCCATGGAAGCGACGTTGCAAGTCATGATCTGTTGATATGGTATGCAAGTAAGGTTTCCGAAACCAACCCAAGTAGCATTGTTATCATTGAGAAGGATGGAGAACGCTTTAAgcgtg GTAAATATGGTGGCATCCTACTAGGCGCAACTGCAAAGGATGGTAATGAAGGTCTATTTCATCTAGCTTTTGCTATTGTTGATAATGAAACTGACGATAACTTGACGTGGCTCATTTCCACTCTGGGTGATGCAATATATGGTGAAGATGACTACCACAAAATCATTACATTCATTTCAGACCGTTCTAAGGGACTTGTTAATGCTATTGCCAAAGTCTTCCCCTCTGCCCCACATG AGTATGATGCAACTGTGGGTGCGTTGTCAGCGGCATCAACACAGGCCCATAATTGGTTATTTCAAAAGTCGGACATGATGCATTGGTGCAATTACTTGTTTAGAGGAcaacgttggggtgagatgtatttgAATGTGGCAGAGTCTTTCAATGCATGGATTAGGGAGGCACGACATCTACCTGTCTGTAACATGGTTGACACGATAAG GTGCAAGATGATGAACCTAATGTACAAGCGGCGCGAGAATAGCATGAAATGGGAAACCCATCTTTGCCCGGAGATTCACAAGAAGATTGAAAAGACTATTGAAGAAAGCAGATGCTTAGTCATAGGACGATCTGATGGTGATATTTTTGAAGTCGTTGACAAGCAGGGCAACCAT GCTACTACACAGTCGCAGTGTACAAAGAAGCATATGAGAGTCCAATATTCCCTGTACCAGATCACGACAAACCGATGGATGCGGGTCGACATCTCCGTATTCGTCCACCTATCTCAAAGAAGAGACTCGGATGACCAAGAAAAAGGAGGATTGAATCACAAGCATTTGGTGTTCGTGACTTACATTGTAGTCGATGCCACGAAGTTGGGCATAACAGGGCCACAT CCGGCCAAATCCGGTAGGCCTTTTATTGGTTGGATTGAAATCAGTTCGTGGACAGGTTGTTCTATCAATTTCTCTGTTTCACCTTCTGTATCTCCTTCCTTGGGTATGCATATAGAGTCCCCGGATTTTAGCTGTGCTAGTGATTATATCGCATTGTCGATGTCCTCTGTTGTTTGCTTGTCCACTTCACTTAATTGGGATGGAGTTGGTGCAGCTCGTTTCCTATCTCTGGGTGCTGGTGCACCTTTTACTTGGGCAACTTTTGTTGGTTATGCAGTTTTTAAGGCACGAGTGACACGTTTCTCTGGCTGA
- the LOC120282281 gene encoding calmodulin-like codes for MAEKLTEKQIADFKEVFKLFDRDGDGQITAQELGTVMRSLGQNPTEDELKAMIDDVDADLNGTIDFSEFLNLMVHKMEDADSEKEMREAFKIFDKDQNGLISADELRSVMANLGEKLTDEEVNEMIREADIDGDGQVNYEEFVRIMLGK; via the exons ATGGCGGAGAAGCTCACAGAGAAGCAGATCGCCGACTTCAAGGAGGTCTTCAAGCTCTTTGACCGCGATGGCGATG GCCAGATAACTGCCCAAGAATTAGGTACTGTGATGAGATCCTTGGGTCAAAATCCGACTGAAGATGAACTAAAGGCTATGATCGATGACGTTGATGCTGATTTAAATGGAACTATTGATTTTTCTGAGTTCTTGAATCTGATGGTACACAAAATGGAA GATGCTGATTCTGAGAAGGAAATGAGGGAAGCTTTTAAGATTTTTGACAAAGACCAAAATGGTTTAATTTCTGCTGATGAG CTCCGTTCTGTGATGGCCAATCTGGGTGAAAAATTGACTGACGAGGAGGTGAACGAGATGATAAGAGAAGCAGATATTGATGGTGATGGCCAGGTGAACTATGAGGAGTTTGTGAGGATAATGTTAGGCAAGTAA